A part of Pseudoalteromonas arctica A 37-1-2 genomic DNA contains:
- the uspE gene encoding universal stress protein UspE, giving the protein MNTIKRIIAVIDPTKDDQHGLARSIDLAKKSGASITAFMTVYDFSYEMTTMLSGDEREAMRDAVLKDRQLWLNDLVSPYKDINIETQVVWHNRPYEAIINTVIEQKYDLVIKSTHQHGALKSVIFTPTDWHLVRKCPAPVLFVKEMAWPANGNILAAVNAVSENEEHVALNKRVIKDAQYLCELANAKLNLVNAFPATPINIAIEIPEFNPGLYNESVKKHHHESTNALAAEFNLSPEQCFIEEGLPEDVIPDIAKRLNSELVVIGTVGRTGLSAALVGNTAEHVIDSLDCDVLALKPDGYVSPMAKD; this is encoded by the coding sequence ATGAACACTATTAAACGCATTATTGCGGTTATTGACCCCACCAAAGATGATCAACACGGTTTAGCACGTTCAATAGATTTAGCTAAAAAATCTGGCGCAAGTATTACCGCCTTTATGACGGTTTACGACTTCTCTTACGAAATGACTACTATGCTATCTGGCGATGAACGCGAAGCAATGCGCGATGCCGTACTAAAAGATCGCCAGCTATGGCTAAACGATTTAGTTTCTCCTTACAAAGATATAAATATTGAAACCCAAGTGGTTTGGCATAATCGTCCTTACGAAGCCATAATAAACACTGTAATTGAGCAAAAATACGATTTAGTAATTAAAAGCACACACCAACATGGTGCACTTAAATCAGTTATTTTTACCCCAACAGACTGGCATTTAGTGCGTAAGTGCCCCGCTCCAGTATTATTTGTGAAAGAAATGGCGTGGCCAGCAAACGGTAATATTTTAGCTGCAGTAAATGCAGTAAGTGAAAATGAAGAACATGTAGCACTTAATAAACGCGTTATTAAAGACGCACAATATTTATGTGAACTTGCCAACGCAAAGCTTAATTTAGTTAATGCCTTTCCTGCAACGCCCATTAATATAGCAATAGAAATTCCTGAATTTAATCCTGGGCTTTATAACGAATCAGTTAAAAAGCATCACCATGAATCAACCAATGCACTTGCTGCAGAGTTTAATTTAAGCCCAGAGCAATGTTTTATTGAAGAAGGCCTACCAGAGGATGTAATCCCTGATATAGCTAAGCGCCTTAATAGCGAGTTAGTTGTTATTGGCACTGTTGGCCGTACTGGCTTAAGTGCCGCTCTTGTAGGTAATACAGCAGAGCATGTAATTGATAGCCTAGACTGTGATGTACTGGCACTCAAACCCGATGGTTACGTGAGCCCTATGGCAAAGGATTAA